A genome region from Streptomyces sp. NBC_01296 includes the following:
- a CDS encoding FAD-dependent monooxygenase → MPGASVPDDYLGDTPDRAFFETLLAECVPGARRLGEMKFSGVFTAHVRSAGTYGSGRVFLAGDAAHAMSPSGAQGLNTGIQDAVNLGWKLAGVVRGDYRPDLLDSYDTERRPAVDAVAGLSTRLARIGLYSARHQTLARDAVYRLGSTTRMLEKVLAPKLAQLDTHYGARPKIRSLVPGERLPLGWRESNAAPVLRVDRYTVLLWPGLRYRYERWIGLVERLREQVTEAAVSDLGGRPPGPLLSKLPREAHALIIRPDGHLDSLVPLDDNAPAAAVRNVGQALARHVIPHPVASQRAGQSA, encoded by the coding sequence GTGCCCGGCGCGAGCGTGCCCGACGACTACCTGGGCGACACCCCCGACCGCGCCTTCTTCGAGACGCTGCTCGCCGAATGCGTCCCCGGGGCACGCAGGCTCGGCGAGATGAAGTTCAGCGGCGTCTTCACCGCGCACGTCCGCTCGGCGGGCACGTACGGCAGCGGTCGTGTCTTCCTCGCCGGCGACGCGGCGCACGCGATGAGCCCGTCCGGCGCGCAGGGCCTCAACACCGGCATCCAGGACGCGGTCAACCTGGGATGGAAGCTGGCCGGTGTGGTGCGGGGCGACTACCGCCCCGACCTGCTGGACAGCTACGACACCGAGCGCAGGCCGGCCGTCGACGCGGTCGCCGGCCTCTCCACCCGCCTGGCCCGGATCGGGCTGTACTCGGCCCGGCACCAGACCCTCGCCCGGGACGCCGTCTACCGGCTGGGCAGCACGACCCGGATGCTGGAGAAGGTGCTCGCGCCCAAGCTGGCCCAGCTCGACACCCACTACGGCGCTCGGCCGAAAATACGCTCCCTGGTGCCGGGCGAACGCCTGCCCCTCGGCTGGCGCGAGTCGAACGCGGCGCCGGTGCTGCGCGTCGACCGCTACACCGTGTTGCTCTGGCCGGGCCTGCGGTACCGGTACGAGCGCTGGATCGGGCTCGTCGAGCGGCTGCGTGAGCAGGTCACCGAGGCAGCCGTCTCCGATCTGGGCGGCCGCCCGCCAGGCCCGCTGCTGAGCAAACTCCCCCGCGAGGCACACGCCCTGATCATCCGGCCCGACGGCCACCTCGACAGCCTCGTCCCCCTGGACGACAACGCCCCCGCCGCCGCTGTCCGCAACGTCGGCCAGGCACTGGCCCGGCATGTGATCCCACACCCCGTCGCTTCGCAACGCGCCGGGCAGTCCGCCTAA
- a CDS encoding carboxymuconolactone decarboxylase family protein produces the protein MSTTTPRVTLTEVADMTPEQLAVYEKFQSNLTRALLLTKNSAAAHLALGGTFTVGLLSLLDREVVVLRVARLRDSEFERLLHYPLAKKAGLDDTGIKAIEDGLYDELPPARAALVRYVTDCMVDHKASEEAYSTLRAYYSQNEVAEITHLAGHSAMTAMYLASLDIPLDEGIASWGRLTEVQDEVKS, from the coding sequence ATGAGTACCACCACCCCCCGTGTCACCCTCACCGAAGTCGCCGACATGACGCCCGAACAGCTTGCGGTGTACGAGAAGTTCCAGTCCAACCTGACCCGCGCACTGCTGCTGACCAAGAATTCGGCAGCCGCTCACCTCGCGCTCGGCGGCACCTTCACCGTCGGACTGCTGAGCCTGCTGGACCGCGAGGTGGTTGTGCTGCGCGTGGCCCGGCTGCGCGACAGCGAGTTCGAGCGTCTGCTGCACTACCCGCTCGCGAAGAAGGCCGGGCTGGACGACACCGGGATCAAGGCGATCGAGGACGGCCTCTACGACGAACTGCCGCCCGCCCGCGCCGCCCTGGTCCGCTACGTCACCGACTGCATGGTCGACCACAAGGCGAGCGAGGAGGCCTACTCCACCCTGCGCGCGTACTACTCGCAGAACGAGGTCGCTGAGATCACCCACCTCGCGGGGCACAGCGCCATGACCGCCATGTACCTCGCCAGCCTGGACATCCCGCTCGACGAGGGCATTGCCTCCTGGGGTCGGCTGACCGAGGTCCAGGACGAGGTCAAGAGCTGA
- a CDS encoding aldo/keto reductase, which translates to MHYARLGSSGLKVSRLALGCMSYGEPGRGTHPWSLPEEESLPFIAQALDLGINFFDTANVYSLGTSEEFLGRAIRKLTRREDVVLATKVYERMTTSSLSGGLSRSAIMRELDASLRRLDTDYVDLYIIHRWDHETPVEETMETLHDVVRAGKVRYIGASSMHTWQFVKAQYIADLHGWTRFVSMQNHYNLVNREEEREMLPYCLAEGVGVTPWSPLARGRLTRDWDAASPRTAGDPIQERFYGPTEPADRAVARVVAEIAAERGLPMAQVALAWVLHQPAVTAPVVGATKPHHLEDAAAALDVVLDATELARLEEPYTPHAVVEYV; encoded by the coding sequence TTGCACTACGCCCGGCTGGGCTCGTCCGGCCTGAAGGTGTCACGACTGGCGCTGGGATGCATGAGCTACGGCGAACCCGGACGTGGCACCCATCCCTGGTCGCTGCCCGAAGAGGAGAGCCTCCCGTTCATCGCCCAGGCGCTGGACCTGGGCATCAACTTCTTCGATACCGCGAACGTCTACTCGCTGGGCACGAGTGAGGAGTTCCTCGGCCGCGCGATACGGAAACTGACGCGCCGCGAGGACGTCGTCCTCGCCACCAAGGTGTACGAGAGAATGACCACCTCTTCCCTCTCCGGTGGATTGTCACGCTCGGCAATCATGCGCGAACTCGACGCAAGCCTGAGACGGTTGGACACCGACTACGTAGACCTTTACATCATCCACCGCTGGGACCACGAAACTCCGGTGGAAGAGACGATGGAGACGCTCCACGACGTGGTGCGCGCGGGCAAGGTCCGCTACATCGGAGCCTCGTCCATGCACACCTGGCAGTTCGTGAAGGCGCAGTACATCGCCGACCTGCACGGGTGGACACGGTTCGTGAGCATGCAGAACCACTACAACCTCGTCAACCGCGAGGAAGAGCGCGAGATGCTCCCGTACTGCCTCGCGGAGGGCGTCGGCGTCACCCCGTGGAGTCCGCTGGCCCGCGGAAGGCTCACCCGGGACTGGGACGCTGCCTCGCCCCGCACTGCGGGCGACCCGATACAGGAGCGTTTCTACGGACCGACCGAGCCGGCCGATCGCGCGGTTGCCCGGGTGGTCGCCGAGATCGCTGCCGAACGCGGCCTGCCCATGGCCCAGGTGGCCCTCGCCTGGGTGCTGCACCAGCCCGCGGTCACCGCGCCCGTCGTCGGTGCGACCAAGCCTCACCACCTCGAAGACGCGGCGGCTGCTCTCGACGTGGTGCTCGACGCCACCGAACTGGCTCGGCTCGAGGAGCCCTATACGCCGCACGCCGTCGTGGAATACGTCTGA
- a CDS encoding 3-oxoacyl-ACP synthase III family protein, whose product MPSGKFSVLVEGESSWGLGREAAARLLARNPVPLDEIGLVLYAGSSEWGTPFWSPAAKIALELGIEQAHCFEVSNFCNAGMVAVKMADDQVRAGTHKYALVIIADRLSQLVEYGTGYIELFNFADGAAAVLVSANAAYEVLGAAHHTDPQWVDSYYGEIKEGQVKVERGEKLDGLGEAFLDNFTTLTGKVLADIGQETDDVAYFLVTHGNQDIHRKYLSALGVPASRSVFQYDFDGHLGGVDPFLALEELERDGRIGSGDLVIVATAGSGFTWGVTAIRRT is encoded by the coding sequence TTGCCCTCGGGAAAGTTCTCGGTATTGGTCGAGGGCGAGAGTTCCTGGGGGCTGGGCCGGGAGGCTGCAGCCAGGCTCCTGGCCAGGAACCCGGTGCCGCTCGACGAGATCGGTCTCGTCCTGTACGCGGGCTCCAGCGAATGGGGTACGCCGTTCTGGTCGCCCGCAGCCAAGATCGCACTGGAGCTGGGGATCGAGCAGGCGCACTGCTTTGAGGTCTCGAACTTCTGCAACGCGGGCATGGTGGCCGTGAAGATGGCGGATGACCAGGTGCGGGCAGGCACACACAAGTACGCGCTGGTGATCATCGCGGACCGACTGAGCCAGCTCGTCGAGTACGGCACCGGGTACATCGAGCTGTTCAACTTCGCGGACGGCGCGGCCGCGGTCCTGGTCTCGGCCAACGCCGCGTACGAGGTGCTCGGCGCCGCCCATCACACCGACCCGCAGTGGGTGGACTCGTACTACGGCGAGATCAAGGAGGGCCAGGTCAAGGTCGAGCGGGGCGAGAAGCTCGACGGACTCGGCGAGGCGTTCCTTGACAACTTCACCACCCTGACCGGCAAGGTCCTCGCGGATATCGGACAGGAGACGGACGATGTGGCGTACTTCCTGGTTACGCATGGTAACCAGGACATTCACCGCAAGTACTTGTCCGCGCTGGGGGTGCCCGCCTCCCGCAGCGTCTTCCAGTACGACTTCGACGGTCACCTCGGGGGCGTGGACCCGTTCCTGGCCCTGGAGGAACTGGAGAGGGACGGCCGGATCGGCTCAGGCGACCTGGTGATCGTGGCGACGGCGGGATCCGGGTTCACCTGGGGGGTGACAGCGATCCGCCGGACGTAG
- a CDS encoding helix-turn-helix transcriptional regulator, whose protein sequence is MEQIMNTDLGSYLRQMRERVRPEQMGLRTSNSRRVPGLRREEVAALAGVSQTYYTRLEQSQTAHASPQVLLSIARALDLGRDEQDYLLKIGTAVQNPQRQTPDDDQLSFSTRMLMSSLGSVAAAVLNYRCDILAWNPLYHQLFAPHLEFGVPQDVEQRPNIIKMNFLDENVRALYADWAAESESNVTYLRFISGNHRHDPRLAELIGELTIQDEEFAALWCRQRVANCIEGTKLFDHPVVGELELMYQSAGLQDGNILKLYHAEPDSPHEAALQLLTVDLNSVRRS, encoded by the coding sequence GTGGAACAGATCATGAACACGGACCTCGGTAGCTATCTGCGCCAAATGCGCGAGCGTGTCCGACCGGAGCAGATGGGGCTGCGCACCAGCAACTCCCGCCGCGTTCCTGGACTGCGCCGCGAAGAAGTGGCCGCGCTGGCTGGTGTGAGCCAGACCTACTACACCCGGCTTGAACAGTCACAGACCGCCCACGCGTCCCCGCAGGTCCTACTCTCCATCGCCCGCGCACTGGATCTCGGCCGCGACGAGCAGGACTACCTGCTCAAGATCGGCACAGCGGTGCAGAACCCGCAGCGGCAAACGCCCGATGACGACCAACTCAGCTTCAGCACCAGGATGCTGATGTCATCACTCGGCAGTGTGGCGGCAGCCGTGCTGAACTACCGTTGCGACATCCTGGCCTGGAACCCCCTGTACCACCAACTGTTCGCACCGCACCTCGAATTCGGCGTCCCCCAGGATGTCGAACAGCGCCCCAACATCATCAAAATGAACTTCCTCGACGAGAACGTCCGGGCTCTGTACGCGGACTGGGCCGCCGAGTCGGAGTCAAACGTGACGTATCTGCGATTCATCTCGGGAAATCACCGACACGATCCGCGGCTTGCCGAGCTGATCGGCGAGCTGACCATCCAGGATGAAGAGTTCGCGGCACTCTGGTGCCGCCAGCGGGTGGCGAACTGCATCGAGGGCACCAAGCTCTTCGACCATCCGGTGGTGGGCGAGCTGGAGCTGATGTACCAGTCCGCGGGCCTCCAGGACGGCAACATCCTGAAGCTCTACCACGCGGAGCCCGACTCCCCGCACGAGGCGGCCCTGCAGCTTCTGACGGTGGACCTGAACTCCGTTCGCCGGAGCTGA
- a CDS encoding MFS transporter: protein MTTADTSTTAASAPPTGVRMTGRQVAALMVLLASQFMMAADFSVLNVALPEVGVSLGFSTGSLQWITTTFALCAAGCTLVFGRVGDYVGRRRIFTAGMVVLAVSSLVGGIADSAAMLLVARTLQGLATAAVTPAALALLTTAFAEPSLRTRALGLNSVMMSSGFSVGAILGGVLTDVLSWRWAFFINIPVAIAAIAVVPLVVDESRAAQRSRIDLPGALLITLGLFAGIYGVTRVGEQGLDLTAGVALIAAAVLLSVFWTVESRTVDALVPVKVLRKPDIAFGNVAALFIFGGETALIFFTGLYVQNVLGLSSLVAGLVLLGIGMGQIIAGVVGPRLLQRVSPRTMLGVSLALQGAFMLPALWATADSRWLIPLIITQFVNAFFSMMAALCFMVIATSSVDADEQGMATGMATQSQQVGIAIGIPLVSAAFATVVGQGTATTAKELTGIHVAIGVAGVSQLAVGLLLWLVLRSKFSSPQ from the coding sequence ATGACAACCGCCGATACCTCCACGACCGCCGCATCCGCGCCGCCGACCGGTGTCCGCATGACCGGACGCCAAGTCGCCGCCCTGATGGTGCTCCTGGCTTCGCAGTTCATGATGGCCGCAGACTTCTCCGTGCTCAACGTCGCGCTGCCCGAGGTCGGCGTGTCCCTCGGGTTCTCGACGGGGAGCCTGCAGTGGATCACCACGACGTTCGCCCTGTGCGCCGCCGGATGCACCCTCGTCTTCGGCCGCGTCGGCGACTACGTGGGGCGCCGGCGCATCTTCACCGCGGGAATGGTCGTCCTGGCCGTTTCCTCTCTCGTCGGAGGCATCGCCGACTCGGCCGCGATGCTGCTGGTCGCCCGTACACTCCAGGGTCTGGCCACTGCGGCTGTCACGCCCGCGGCGCTCGCCCTGCTCACCACGGCCTTCGCCGAGCCCTCTCTGCGGACCCGGGCGCTCGGCCTCAACAGCGTGATGATGAGCTCCGGTTTCAGCGTCGGCGCGATCCTCGGCGGTGTCCTCACGGATGTGCTCTCCTGGCGCTGGGCCTTCTTCATCAACATCCCCGTGGCCATCGCGGCGATCGCCGTCGTGCCGCTCGTCGTCGACGAGAGCCGGGCTGCGCAGCGCAGCCGCATCGACCTGCCGGGCGCGCTGCTGATCACCCTGGGCCTGTTCGCCGGGATCTACGGCGTCACCCGCGTCGGCGAGCAGGGCTTGGACCTGACGGCCGGCGTCGCGCTGATCGCCGCCGCCGTCCTGCTCAGCGTCTTCTGGACCGTGGAGAGCCGTACCGTCGATGCCCTGGTCCCGGTGAAGGTCCTGAGGAAGCCCGACATCGCCTTCGGCAACGTAGCCGCCCTGTTCATCTTCGGCGGCGAGACCGCACTGATCTTCTTCACCGGTCTGTACGTCCAGAACGTGCTCGGCCTGTCGTCCCTGGTTGCCGGCCTGGTGCTGCTCGGGATCGGAATGGGCCAGATCATCGCCGGCGTCGTCGGTCCGCGCCTCCTCCAGCGCGTCTCGCCGCGCACGATGCTCGGCGTCTCCCTGGCCCTCCAGGGCGCGTTCATGCTGCCCGCGCTGTGGGCGACCGCGGACTCACGCTGGCTGATCCCGCTGATCATCACCCAATTCGTGAACGCGTTCTTCTCCATGATGGCGGCCCTGTGCTTCATGGTCATCGCCACCTCGTCCGTCGATGCCGACGAACAGGGCATGGCGACCGGGATGGCCACACAGAGCCAGCAGGTCGGTATCGCGATCGGCATTCCGCTGGTGAGCGCGGCGTTCGCCACCGTCGTCGGGCAGGGCACCGCGACCACCGCCAAGGAGCTCACCGGCATCCACGTGGCCATCGGCGTGGCCGGTGTCTCGCAGCTCGCCGTCGGCCTGCTCCTGTGGCTGGTGCTGCGCAGCAAGTTCAGCAGTCCGCAGTGA
- a CDS encoding IS110 family transposase has product MTSMTHDAREITGGVDTHGLTHHAAVIDRMGRHLADQEFPATVRGYRDLLDWMRSHGTPVAVGVEGTGAYGAELARVLTAAGVTVVDVDRPDRKTRRMKGKSDPIDAYAAAMAVASGRATGIPKSRDGVVEAVRVLRIVRRSAVKARTQAMNQIRGLLVSAPALLREQVAGLDRAVLIRTLARLRSGEDLSRPLAATKASLRRLARRHQVMHDEIAGLDAEIAPLVKQAAPELLALFGVGPETAGQLLASAGDNPERMRSEGAFAHLTGVAPIPASSGRTHRHRLNRGGDRAANNALHTIVLVRMRYDERTRAYVERRTKEGLSKKDITRCLKRFVAREVYRALTTTPTGRITQTDLAPAA; this is encoded by the coding sequence ATGACCAGCATGACGCACGATGCCCGGGAGATCACCGGCGGTGTCGACACCCACGGTCTGACCCACCACGCGGCTGTGATCGACCGGATGGGCCGGCACCTGGCCGACCAGGAGTTCCCGGCCACGGTCCGCGGCTACCGGGACCTGCTGGACTGGATGCGCTCGCACGGCACGCCGGTCGCGGTCGGGGTGGAAGGCACAGGTGCCTACGGAGCCGAACTCGCCCGTGTACTGACCGCGGCCGGGGTCACGGTCGTCGACGTGGACCGCCCGGACCGCAAGACACGCCGGATGAAGGGCAAGTCCGATCCGATCGACGCCTACGCCGCCGCGATGGCTGTGGCATCCGGCCGGGCCACCGGCATCCCGAAGAGCAGGGACGGCGTGGTCGAGGCCGTGAGGGTGCTGCGGATCGTCCGCCGCAGTGCGGTCAAGGCCCGCACCCAGGCGATGAACCAGATCCGCGGCCTGCTGGTGTCCGCTCCGGCGCTGCTGCGTGAGCAGGTCGCGGGGCTGGACCGGGCCGTACTGATACGCACGCTCGCCCGGCTGCGGTCGGGTGAAGACCTGTCGAGGCCGCTGGCCGCGACGAAGGCGTCTCTGCGGCGCCTGGCCCGCCGTCACCAGGTGATGCACGACGAGATCGCCGGGCTCGACGCGGAAATCGCGCCTTTGGTCAAGCAGGCCGCCCCGGAACTGCTCGCGCTGTTCGGCGTCGGCCCCGAGACTGCCGGCCAGCTTCTGGCCTCGGCCGGGGACAACCCCGAACGGATGCGGTCCGAGGGTGCGTTCGCGCACCTGACCGGAGTCGCCCCGATCCCCGCGTCGTCCGGCCGCACTCACCGCCACCGCCTCAATCGCGGCGGAGACCGAGCCGCGAACAACGCCCTTCACACCATCGTGCTGGTCCGCATGCGCTACGACGAGCGCACCCGCGCCTACGTCGAACGCCGCACCAAGGAAGGACTGTCGAAGAAGGACATCACGCGCTGCCTCAAGCGATTCGTCGCCCGTGAGGTCTACCGGGCTCTGACCACCACACCAACAGGACGAATCACTCAAACCGACCTTGCTCCTGCGGCTTGA